One window of the Pseudomonas sp. S04 genome contains the following:
- a CDS encoding DUF1329 domain-containing protein — protein sequence MKFVNTLLSTALTVAIAGAAHAAVSPDEASKLGNSLTGVGAEKAGNADNTIPSYTGGLTTAPASFQPGSSFRPDPYEADKPRVVVEGKNLSQYTDKLTATTQELLKRYPTFRVDVFPTHRSVALPQRLLDNTAKNAVGTKTLEGGVALENALPGVPFPIPKDGYEAMWNHLLRYQGYATNIKYDSWNVDSSGRAILATTGNGYLEYPLYDPKRTEPAKETDLFFKTKLYYQAPARRAGEAILVQDAVNPLKMERRGWQYLPGQRRVKLAPDIAYDTPNPGSAGASTYDDAWVFNGAMDRYDFKLVGKKEMIIPYNTYKLNYHKVAADITTPHHVNPDLVRWELHRVWVVEATLKPGKRHIYSKRTFYLDEDSWIALASDEYDASGKLYRGSFAHLAYSYDVQAPNSDNHMIYDLVSGSYNITGIYGPYGGVKYIDPLSKAQWAPESLAGTGIR from the coding sequence ATGAAGTTCGTCAATACGCTTTTGTCCACTGCCTTGACCGTTGCCATCGCGGGTGCGGCACACGCAGCCGTGTCCCCTGATGAAGCAAGCAAACTCGGCAACAGCCTGACAGGCGTCGGCGCTGAAAAGGCCGGCAATGCCGACAACACCATTCCGTCCTACACCGGCGGTCTCACCACGGCGCCGGCCAGTTTTCAACCCGGTAGTTCGTTCCGTCCGGACCCTTACGAGGCCGACAAGCCACGCGTCGTCGTCGAAGGCAAAAACCTCAGTCAATACACCGACAAACTGACCGCGACCACGCAAGAACTGCTCAAGCGTTACCCGACGTTCCGGGTCGATGTGTTTCCGACCCATCGCAGCGTTGCGCTACCTCAACGGTTGCTGGACAACACCGCAAAAAATGCCGTCGGCACCAAGACACTCGAAGGCGGGGTAGCACTGGAAAACGCGTTGCCGGGCGTTCCGTTCCCGATCCCGAAAGATGGCTATGAGGCCATGTGGAACCACCTGCTGCGTTATCAGGGTTATGCCACCAATATCAAATATGACTCCTGGAACGTCGACAGTTCCGGCCGGGCGATACTGGCCACGACCGGTAATGGCTATCTGGAGTACCCGCTATACGATCCGAAGCGTACGGAACCGGCGAAAGAGACGGATCTGTTCTTCAAGACCAAACTCTACTACCAGGCCCCGGCCCGTCGCGCAGGCGAAGCCATCCTGGTGCAGGATGCCGTCAACCCTCTGAAGATGGAGCGTCGTGGCTGGCAATACCTGCCTGGTCAGCGCCGCGTGAAACTCGCACCGGATATCGCCTACGACACACCAAACCCTGGCTCGGCCGGTGCTTCGACCTATGACGATGCCTGGGTATTCAACGGCGCAATGGACCGTTACGACTTCAAACTCGTCGGCAAGAAGGAAATGATCATTCCTTACAACACGTACAAGTTGAACTACCACAAGGTCGCTGCGGATATCACCACGCCGCATCACGTCAATCCGGACCTGGTGCGCTGGGAGTTGCACCGCGTGTGGGTGGTTGAAGCCACGCTGAAACCGGGCAAACGCCACATCTACAGCAAGCGCACCTTCTACCTCGACGAAGACAGCTGGATCGCCCTGGCCTCGGATGAATATGACGCCAGCGGCAAGCTGTACCGCGGGTCCTTTGCACACCTGGCATACAGCTATGACGTGCAGGCGCCGAATTCCGATAACCACATGATTTATGACCTGGTCTCTGGCAGCTACAACATCACCGGCATCTACGGCCCGTACGGCGGCGTCAAGTACATCGACCCGCTTTCGAAAGCGCAGTGGGCACCTGAGTCATTGGCCGGCACGGGTATTCGCTGA
- a CDS encoding DUF1302 domain-containing protein yields MNKNNKICHANLRKGLLASAILTGLGIAPVGAVEINTGNEDFAVRFDNTLKFNYAQRVEAPNSKLANSWNNNDGDRNFSSGSPVSQRLDVLTELDVVYKEKVGFRVSANTWYDHAYDDIGSDNASTNQLNNGKPDSRHQSGYADRYYNGPSSEILDAFVFGSTEVGDESLLSGKLGKHTVYWGESILAFAHSNSYGQSGLDISKSLAVPGTEAKELFIPRNQLSTSLTVNPELTLAAQYFLDWDAARLPESGTYLGFNDGIQNGGHNLSLIGGRNPLFGTPGPLGANQFLRLSNGHTFTPDNQGDFGLMAKWSPEWLQGTLGFYYRKTSDILPNLVLQPTAVGPAQLISGNAGSYNQFYVDDIDIYGISLSKSIEGVSVGLDLNYRHNMPLASVPATVNPVAGAAGLPGFISSFDGDNGVARGNTVHAVLNGLTTFGATPVWDSSTLLVELAYSRWLDVTENKQLFKGEDWYRGVDKVTRDNYVLGVNFNPTWYQVFPGIDMYLPANYSVGLAGNSSVQLGGNKDSGSYSVGVGMDVHNQYRFDLKYVDNFGPFDTCGSAGGAGAQGEGAAPGANGQYNCVPGQTTAFGGTQPQLKDRGMVTFTFKTTI; encoded by the coding sequence AAGCCCCCAACAGCAAGTTGGCCAATTCGTGGAACAACAATGACGGGGATCGCAACTTCTCCTCCGGCAGTCCCGTTTCTCAACGACTGGATGTGCTGACCGAACTGGACGTGGTTTACAAAGAAAAAGTCGGTTTCCGTGTCAGCGCCAACACCTGGTACGACCACGCCTACGACGATATTGGCAGCGATAACGCCTCGACCAATCAGCTCAACAACGGTAAGCCGGACTCTCGTCATCAAAGCGGTTACGCCGATCGGTATTACAACGGTCCTTCTTCGGAAATCCTTGATGCCTTCGTGTTTGGCAGCACGGAAGTCGGCGATGAGTCACTGCTCAGCGGCAAGCTCGGCAAGCACACCGTTTACTGGGGTGAAAGCATCCTCGCCTTTGCCCATAGCAATAGTTATGGCCAGTCCGGTCTGGATATTTCCAAGTCGCTGGCGGTCCCGGGAACAGAAGCCAAAGAACTGTTCATTCCGCGTAATCAGTTGTCCACCAGCCTCACGGTCAACCCGGAACTGACCCTCGCCGCGCAGTATTTCCTGGACTGGGACGCCGCGCGGTTGCCGGAGTCGGGTACTTATCTGGGGTTCAACGACGGCATTCAAAATGGCGGGCACAACCTGTCGTTGATCGGCGGCCGAAACCCGCTGTTCGGTACACCTGGCCCACTGGGTGCCAACCAGTTTTTACGGCTGTCCAACGGGCATACGTTTACCCCGGACAACCAGGGTGACTTTGGCCTGATGGCCAAGTGGAGCCCGGAATGGCTGCAGGGTACGCTGGGTTTCTACTACCGCAAAACCTCCGACATTCTGCCCAACCTGGTGTTGCAGCCAACGGCGGTCGGCCCTGCGCAACTGATCTCCGGCAATGCCGGCAGCTACAACCAGTTCTATGTCGACGATATCGATATCTACGGCATCAGCCTGTCGAAAAGCATCGAAGGTGTCAGCGTCGGTCTCGACCTGAACTATCGTCACAACATGCCGCTGGCCAGCGTGCCGGCAACGGTCAATCCGGTAGCCGGTGCTGCCGGTTTGCCTGGCTTCATCAGCAGCTTTGATGGTGATAACGGCGTGGCCCGAGGCAACACCGTGCACGCGGTGCTCAACGGCTTGACCACGTTCGGTGCGACACCGGTCTGGGACAGTTCGACCTTGCTGGTTGAACTCGCCTACAGCCGCTGGCTGGACGTCACCGAGAACAAGCAGCTGTTCAAAGGCGAAGACTGGTATCGCGGTGTCGACAAGGTCACCAGGGACAACTACGTCCTGGGCGTCAACTTCAACCCGACCTGGTACCAGGTGTTCCCCGGCATCGATATGTACCTGCCGGCCAACTACAGCGTCGGCCTTGCGGGCAACTCGTCGGTTCAGCTCGGGGGTAACAAGGACTCCGGCAGTTACTCGGTGGGCGTTGGCATGGACGTGCACAACCAGTACCGGTTTGACCTGAAGTACGTGGACAACTTTGGTCCGTTCGACACCTGCGGCTCAGCCGGTGGTGCAGGTGCACAGGGCGAGGGTGCCGCACCAGGGGCCAACGGCCAATACAACTGCGTACCGGGGCAGACCACTGCTTTCGGCGGTACTCAGCCTCAGCTCAAGGATCGGGGTATGGTCACTTTTACCTTCAAAACGACCATTTGA
- a CDS encoding WD40/YVTN/BNR-like repeat-containing protein: MNTFRWIALTALILALAAPFTRSVVAADFVDVLSSPAIESDKAIGGVFTGLTRAGQRLVAVGQRGHIFYSDDNGVRWHQADVPVSSDLVAVHFPSPTQGWAVGHDGIVLHSDNRGETWKRQLDGRQLGQIMLEHFQRHEGQQPNEALLAEAQRMVDEGADKPFLDVWFANDKTGYIVGAFNLIFRTEDGGRNWVPLMDRTDNPGALNFYGIRAIGDDLFIVGEQGLVLKLDPATQRFINLPTPYGGSYFGITGKPGSVLVYGLRGNVYRSVDHGVNWDKVELGLSSSITASTITADGRIILVSQAGHVLVSTDDGASFTLKPQDRLGPAAAAQAIASDVVVVAGARGLRQLPFE; encoded by the coding sequence ATGAATACATTTAGATGGATTGCGCTCACTGCGCTAATTTTGGCGTTGGCTGCCCCATTCACCAGATCCGTCGTCGCCGCTGACTTTGTCGACGTGCTGTCGAGCCCTGCGATTGAGAGTGACAAGGCGATTGGCGGGGTGTTCACCGGGTTGACCCGTGCAGGTCAGCGCCTGGTCGCCGTGGGCCAACGCGGCCATATTTTTTATTCCGATGACAACGGCGTCCGCTGGCACCAGGCAGACGTGCCGGTGAGTTCCGATCTGGTGGCCGTGCATTTTCCGAGCCCGACGCAGGGGTGGGCGGTCGGGCACGACGGCATTGTGTTGCACAGCGACAACAGGGGTGAAACCTGGAAGCGTCAGCTCGATGGCCGTCAGCTGGGGCAGATCATGCTCGAACATTTTCAGAGGCATGAAGGGCAACAGCCCAATGAGGCGTTATTGGCCGAGGCTCAACGAATGGTCGATGAAGGGGCTGACAAACCTTTTCTGGACGTTTGGTTCGCCAATGATAAAACCGGCTATATCGTCGGCGCGTTCAATCTGATTTTCCGCACTGAAGACGGCGGCCGGAACTGGGTTCCGTTGATGGATCGCACCGACAATCCGGGAGCGCTGAATTTCTACGGGATACGAGCAATCGGCGATGACCTGTTCATTGTCGGCGAGCAAGGCCTGGTATTGAAACTGGACCCGGCAACGCAACGCTTCATCAACCTCCCGACGCCCTACGGCGGCAGCTATTTCGGCATCACCGGCAAGCCGGGCTCGGTGCTCGTTTATGGCCTGCGGGGCAATGTTTATCGCAGCGTCGATCACGGCGTGAACTGGGACAAGGTTGAACTGGGGCTGTCCTCAAGCATCACCGCGAGCACGATCACCGCCGACGGCCGAATCATCCTGGTCAGCCAGGCCGGGCATGTGCTTGTCAGCACCGACGACGGCGCCAGTTTTACGCTAAAGCCTCAAGACCGCCTGGGGCCCGCCGCTGCGGCGCAGGCCATCGCATCAGACGTCGTGGTGGTCGCGGGCGCACGGGGCTTGCGCCAGTTGCCCTTCGAATGA